One Anoplopoma fimbria isolate UVic2021 breed Golden Eagle Sablefish chromosome 2, Afim_UVic_2022, whole genome shotgun sequence DNA window includes the following coding sequences:
- the fgf19 gene encoding fibroblast growth factor 19 produces MLLLAVTVSVANVFLAFGVFCMPISDQDPNIDHSWGQSVRLKHLYAARSGLHLLIGEDGQIHGSAHQTPYSLLEISPVDTGCVVIRGVAAARFLCIEGDGRLYSSHTYSRDDCTFREQILPDGYNVYVSEGHGALLSLGNYRQRLQGRDRGVPALAQFLPRTSTLDQASSPGLEVPDQPRQSTTQTEEPVDSMDSFGKLSQIIHSPSFHKR; encoded by the exons ATGCTGCTGCTCGCGGTAACCGTATCCGTTGCCAATGTGTTTTTGGCTTTCGGAGTTTTTTGCATGCCAATATCGGACCAGGACCCCAACATTGACCACAGCTGGGGCCAGTCGGTCCGACTCAAGCACCTGTACGCAGCCAGGTCGGGACTACACCTGCTGATCGGTGAGGATGGACAGATCCACGGCTCCGCGCACCAAACTCCCTACA GCCTCCTGGAGATCAGTCCAGTGGACACTGGCTGTGTTGTCATCAGAGGAGTAGCAGCCGCGCGGTTCCTCTGCATTGAAGGCGATGGGAGACTGTACTCATCG CACACCTACAGCAGAGACGACTGCACCTTCAGAGAGCAGATCTTGCCAGACGGCTACAACGTCTACGTCTCTGAGGGACACGGAGCTCTGCTCAGTCTGGGAAACTACAGGCAGAGGCTGCAGGGTCGAGACCGGGGCGTACCGGCTCTGGCCCAGTTCCTCCCAAGAACCAGCACCCTGGATCAGGCTTCGTCCCCTGGACTGGAGGTACCTGACCAGCCGCGACAgagcacaacacaaacagaagagcCTGTGGACTCAATGGACTCGTTCGGAAAGCTCTCTCAGATCATTCACAGTCCCAGCTTCCACAAGAGATGA